From the Ciconia boyciana chromosome 6, ASM3463844v1, whole genome shotgun sequence genome, the window ACTTTGCTTGAATACAAACTGTCAGAGAAGGCTTGGCACGATTTCACGGTGGAGCTTTTTTCTAACTTTAATGACTAGGCTGAACAAAATTGTGAGTACAGTGTCCCTGCGAGAGCAACCTCTTCTCTACAAACAAACCTCCTGTTTCTGAAGCGgagcgggggagcggggggaagCCGAGTTGCACCTCTCCAAAACTGCTGAGCATGCCAGAGCCAGCCTGCCCTGAGAGCCCAGGGAGCTAACAGGTAATGCTCTGTGGGGCAGACCTGCACTGTCATCAGATGCTTCCAAAATCTCGTCCAGGCTCTTTATCAACCTTATCAAActagcaaacaaacaagccaaacgtaaaccaaaatatttaaagggggggagagagagagagggagaggaggaagagatgggAAAGTCGGCGTGCATTTAACCCCGAAAACTCAGGCTAGTTTTTgccagaaaaccccaaaacaaacaaacaagacaaaacaccaACCCTCCAGATACGAAAGGGTCCAACCCTCAGCCCCAGACGCCGGCAAGGCAGCCAAGGAGCagcaccaccaccccctccaCGCAGtgcccctccccggccccggggctgctctTCCACAGAGGTCAccagggacgggcaggggacGGACAggacccccctccccggccgtCCCCCACCCCGCTGCCAAGGGGACCGGACCTGCCGCGGGGAGGTGGCCGGCGGCAcccgctgccggcggggcggggagcggggagcggctCACCGTTCAGTCCGTTGGGGATGCTCCGGTGGTGGAGGGGCGCGGAGAGGTCGTCCATAGACCTCCGCATGGCCCCGGCCTTGCTGTCGCCGGCCTTgtggtggtggaggtggtggtggtggtggtcggggctgcccgcgctgcccgtGCTGGAGGTGCTGCTCCCGTCCCCCACGTCCCTGGTGGCCGAGCCGCCGTTGAGGTTGGTCAGGCTGGCCTGGCTGTCGATGGAGCTCCGCgagccggccccgctccgctcctcGTCCAGCATGagcaccatctccttcagctcCACGTTCTCCCGCAGGAGGGTCTCCTGCCTCGCCTCCAGGTCCTTCAGCTTCTGCTGGTACATGCCCACCTCCTTCCACATCACGCTGGCCGTGTGCCGCCCGAAGCGCTGCCATTCCCTCGACAGCTTCTTGCCTTTCTGCCGGTCGTCGtccaagaagcagcagagctcccTTAGCTCCTGGTTGTCGTCCTGCAACTTCTGGTTCACCTCCTTCAGCCCGCGGATCTCGTGCAGGTGGAGCTGCAGCCGCCGGTTCACGTCCTTCATTAAGTTGCCGTGTTCCACCATTAAGTTCATCTTCTCATTCTCCACTTTCCTCAGTCTTTTCACCAGCTCTTCCTTGCTCCACCTCAGCATCTCCTCTTCCGAAATTTTGCTCAGGTCTTCTTTAGACCCTTCCAGGGAATTTTTTGCCATCATCTGTGCCTAGGCAGCGTTTGCTCTCACACGGTAACAAATGGTTCGGGTTCCTCGGATTATTTTGTTCGCCTGATTTCCTGGGACTAAAATTCACTGCAGCATCTCGGGGAAGAAATATTATAGTTCTCCGCAGAGCCTTGGACAAGGAAGAAGAGCGACGCCGGACTGGAAGATCTGCTCCCCCACAGACcccataataataaaaaaaaaaacaacccgggggggaaggaaggaaggaaggaaaaaaaaggcgTCCCCCccaagggggctgggggtggcagggagccGGGAGCCAAGCGCTGCCCCCCTCCAAGCCAAGCCTCCGCAGGGATCGCCCAACTTACCCCGGGGAAGGCAACTacgcggcggccgcccccccccgctccgGGCGCTCCGGGCACTTGtcctcccgcccccccgccgcccgccgctccccgccgcgggaGACCGGGCACCGCGcacccgccgccgcggccgctgccccgctccgccgcagctcgcccgcagccccgcggcgaCGTGGGGCCgagcccggcgcggcggcggccgatGCCGGTGCGGCGCTGCCGAGGAGCGGTGGGGGAGCCGGCGCCTTCCCGGAATGGCTCAGCCCtcgggagggagggagggagggaggaggcgggcggcagcgccggggctggTCCCACCTCCTGCCGGGCGGGGAGGCGCGGCCCTGCCCCAGCCGCGCCGAGCGGCGGCGGAGAGCCGGCTGTTggcggcggagcggggggggggcgccgagccgagccgagccgagccgagccgagccgagccgagcaCCGCCCTCCCCCGCCGTCCCCCGGCTGCCGGGCTGGGCGCTGGCCGGGCCCCGGtgcgccgcgccccgccgccggctcgGGTTaccggggccgcggccgccgcagCCAATGCGGGGCCGCCTGGCGCCTTCAAACGGCAGGTACAAAGGGACGGggccgctccctccctccttccctccgcCCGCGCTgccgtgccctgccctgccctgcccgccgcagccggggccggctcaccgctgccccccgccccccgggtCTTCCACCccccttcttgctttttttttgttgttttttcctttttttaaagaaaaactaccGGAGGGAGCACCAGCCCGGGGAAGGGTGGGGTTGGACGGGCAGGAAAACGCGCCCGCCGGGCGGCCCGGGGAAGCGGCGccggagcggccccggccccgctctcGCCGGGCGCTGGGAGGGACCCGGAGCCGCaggcgggcgcggagcggggtTTCACGGGGCATCTCCGCCGCTGCCCCCTCCCGCCACGGGCTTTGTCGCCGGGGCTCGGCCGCGctccgcgctgcccgcccgcctgccctgcccctgGGCGGCCGCCTTTGTCCCCGGGTCCCTCCTGCCTCGGGCAGAGCCGGCAGGTTGAAGGAGCCGGCTCCAGCGTCCCTGCCGGCTCTCTGCTCCTGGGGCCGGCATGTGCTTCAGACCTCGGCCCCGCGCTGAGGTGTGGGAGGAAACTGCCCTGAAGACGCAGATACCGCTTCTTCCTCGGTAAAACCTGCCCAGGTCCCGATGGCCCTTACTGTCAGGAGCACGCGTGCTACCATCACTCTGCGCACGTCAGACAGAACCTGGTAAAGGGTACAGAAAGTTCGTAATGTGGATTTCCTAGGCAACATGTAGGCAGATTTCCTATATCCTTGCATCATATCCCCTGACTTTTAGTCTAATGCACTTTTCCTGGGGCTATGGTCTCTCTCTGTAGGCTGCGGTTGGCCAGTATGGcattgtaaaaatgaaagatgcaCCAGGACAGAGCAGTGCTGTCAGCTATTTCCCACATGGGTATCCTTGAAAAGCCCCAGGGAATCGCCAGCTTTGTGTTCCTGAGGAACCTTGGTAAATGATTTGACTCCAGGGTTAACCCAGTGCAACCTCAGATTTCTGACCACACTGGAAAGCTGGTCAAGACACCCTCTAGCTATAAAGAAACATCAAATCTGATGCCAGCGCGTGGGATGCTAAGCAGATGGCCTGTGCATGGTGGGAACATCAGAACGGAGAGGGATGGAAGATTGCAACTTCTGCCTTTTGGTGTTATCTTCCTAATTCTCAGTCAGTAAAGCTGCAGTTTCTTGGATGTTTTTCTGCACGAGTCTGTGCTCCTTGGCTTCTGAGCCCAGATATACCCTTGGCAAAGTAAGACAACTGCCTGTTCTTTACTGAAGCAGAACAGCAGgacttccctgctcctgctggagTTCATCCCCTCCACGGGCGCTGTTtgcccttctcttctcccaaagTAGCTTTTATTCCTGTATTATTAAAAAGGTAAGAGGAGCTTAGGACAGAGCGTGGACACTAGTTCACTTCATGTGAAGTGATAAGCAGGTGCTGGATCCCTGGTAACACACCGCACAGGCATGAAGATGTGAAGAGGACAATTCTCCCCCAGCACATACCCGCACCAGGGTAGTTCCCTAGAGAGGAAGGAGGGCATCGCGCTTGCAAGCCAGCGGTGAGGCCTGTGTGCTCCCTTCAGGGATCGCTCCGAGCAGGTGGAGCAGGGGCCACCCCGGACCAGCTATGCTCTGACCTGGGTGCCCACCTTGGTGGCAGCTCTCCAGAAGGCACACTCCTGGCCATGGCTGGTCAGCCCCTCCTGAGTCAGCCCTTAGGACGTGGAAACCAGCAGGTGCCTGTGCCAAGGAGTCACTGCTCCTGGGGTCTGGGACCCCTCTGACAGGTCCCAGACGGGCCATGGCCAGCACCGTGTGTAATCAGACTGTGCCCCATCTCCTGCTTCTCACCACCCTGAGCCAGCCCATCAGAAGGCAGCACCCTCTTTAACAGGGCACGCTGCCACTGCTTGTGGCTGCATCGTGCGTTGAAGGCACCCAGGAGTTTTCCAAGCCAAGCCTTTTATTTACAAGGCTTTAATCACATCCTTCCCCACAGGAAGCGGAAAGTGCTTCTCCCAGACCCTCCCAAGCACTGATCGGACTAGTAGATCCTGGCGGgtggctgggggaaggaggggcagagcaggggaccCTGCAGAGCAATCGTTCATTGCTGGCCAAAGTCAACAGGTGAGGAGAAGCCTCCAGTGGCTGTACTGCAGACACAGGTGCAGCTACGCCGAGGCAGTGCCCAGCCCAGGCAGTGTATTGCTGGGCCTGCCTGATGTTTGCTTCATCTTTTTCccaagaaaagctgttttttctagGTGAAACCTTTCAGAGTTTGAGCTTTATTGATGCTTCTGTGGAGACTGAGGCCAGCAGACAGGGGGGCTCCTCAGAGGAAGCGAGGAGATTATTAATATCCACAGAGGAAGTCCCTGTGATGATTAAGACTTGCTTTCAGTGCTCGGTGGGTATGtctgtgctttcagaaatgttaatggCACAGATCCACCctgctgccatccagaaggGGTTTGCTGTCATTCTGGCGCCCAGGTGGCCGTTGAGGCATGGTGACCTGCTGTGCTTGGGCATCTGGAGTCCTGTGTGCTCTGGAGGTGGCATTGAAGCTGCTGGGTGCCCAGATGGCGTCTGGTCCGGACTAACACCCAGTGAAACACTCCTCCATTAGCAACGAAGAGAGAGCGATGGGTCAGCAGGTTTGAGCGCGTGAGACCTGAATGGGGTGGACAGCACGCGTCGTCACCTGTTCTGCTCCCTCATCTTCCCTTCAAGGCGGAGGTTGCattgcagaagaggaaaatccCTTTAGCTTGGAAAGGCAAGGCAGCTGTGCTAGAGCAGAGGGGTGAAGCTTGGTGGTATCAGAAAGCGTCTGTGGCCCAGATGATCTATGGGCACAGTGGATCCGAGGGCTGGGATGAGGGAggtttttaaagtgctttgatACCCTGGAAGGAAAGGACTAGGTCAGTGCACAGTTTTATGATCAATAGCAAAGCCAGTGTTGCAAGCAAATTTTTAATCAACACAAATAATGCATAACGTTGCAGTATTTTTGATGGGTTTGTGCTTTTTAGGTTTAGTGAACAAACCCATTTTCCTGGGGTTGTTCAGAAGGCATTACGATTTCCCTGTGCCAATTTAAGATGAAGCGTAGGAGAAGTCAGTAAACAACATGCTACAGATTCTCTTTTGTTACATCTGGCCATGGGGCCTTCTGCAAGCTGCCActgaaaaagcacttttaataTGCATGTCATCTTGAGCTTTTGATGCCCATGTAAGACAGCATCAAAGCCTATCCCTCGCATTGAATCAAATGGACATTTCCACCCTCTTCAGTCAGGGATGGAATTTTAAAGCGAATTATAGCATGAtaagaattttagaaaaaaaaaaaaaacacaacctaCTGGGTAAAATTGCTCTTGATGTTAACTCCTGAACTCAGCAGGTGCCACAAAGAATGAGTTTGGTCCCCGATACAACACAGCGATACACAGCCTCATTGAAGTCTTACCGAAGCGTTCCCTCTACAGGGCTACATTAGTATTACAGAAGGCACCGTCAcagctcagctccctgctgctgctccccatcccGAGAGGGGTGGCTCTCCCAAAGCCCACGCATCAGGTGTGGGAGTGGGCGGAGGGGCAGGAGGAATCCCCGTGGGGCTCTCCCAGGACATTGCTTTTCCAAGGCAGCCTGGGAAGTACACACCGCTGCCTGCGCGCCAAGGCCACGCTGCAGTTTACGTGCGCTGAGGACCCATCTTGTAAAACACGTACTCCATGAATCATTTACGCGGGTTATAAATCCTCTGTGGCATTGGTATTTTCTCATAAATCAGTGCCAAGGACTAATCCTTAAttcatgttttgaaatacaCCATCCAGATTGCGACAGTGGGAGCTCTGTTTTGTGCAACAAAGCTGTGCGATAAGAAAAAATGTGCAACGCTCCTAATCTCTGCTATCAAGATAGGTACCTCGCTTCTAGCCTGATTAAGCAGTATTTTCCGCCAGAACATTTTTCCAGGTAGCAGCTACCTGAAGAACTGTCATGcgtcatttttccttcttttcccagaTCAGCTGAACCTTCCTGTGAAAAGCTTTCATCCCTTCACTTGCCCATCTGACTGAGCTATGAGGAAAAAGTAGTCTCTTGGAAGATTATGCAGCACTCCTTAGTGCTGGCTTCTGGCAATATAACTGAGCCATCCAGTTCATTCACTCTCCTTATGAAAGTAGTACGTATTAGCGGAAGGTTTCATCTTGTGTCCacaaagcctttttattttgtgccCTGAAACTGCTAGTAAAATTCTAAAATGCACCAACTTGTTTGAAAGCCTTCAGGATATTCAGAGAAGAATTATGGCTGTAACCAGCAAACTCTTTGCCATGCCAGAATAACAGGTCCTCCAAAAGGCTTAAGCAGTAGCCTCTAAATGCTGCTACAAAGAGCAGCATCCAAACTGGAGACCAGGGGAGATGGAGAGCTGGTCCTTGAAGGAAGGCATGGGAGGTGTGTGTGCTCAAGGTGTAGCTTAAACTATAGCTATTTGCCAGCCCCATTTCAAAGTGTCCTGCGTTGACCTGAGAGGTCCACATTCATGTGTTGGGTCCAGGTCTGCTCCATACAGGCACCCTTACAGGGCTGTCGGAGCAATGCCAAGTCATATCTTTTGTCTTAGTGGCAGCTACAAAGTAGACATACACGGTATGTTTGAATCAAGTAGAAAAAGCCCATAAAAATCTCTTAACCCACAGTGCTCaccaaaacttcatttttaaggaAGTTTCTAACCATTTCTTGCAATGCAATGGAGTTTTCTCTCATCCCTAATCTGTATGGTGGTAAAGGACTGGAAGCTAAATCCTAAGAAGCAACAGGCATATGCTGCTCCtagctgggagctgcaggtgaCTGACACTTCCCAAACTCATACATAATAGCTAGAGCAAAAAATTCACTGCTAGTTAAGGGTGTGGTGGGGATTCAACTTCATTGTGCAGTCAGAAGGCTGCATACAGTATCAGAGcgatttttttcaagtattaagaaaaatccccaaactccTCTTACAACATTTGAATCACCAGGATCGCCACGTGCCTGTGACCTGAGGCCATGTGCTGAGTCACCTCCTCCACCACCATCTACCCAAAGAAGAGTGCCACTGAGACCTTGAATCCAAGTGTGtctcaagaaataaaaatttgacaAAACTTCTCCTGAATAGGTAAGAAATCAGCCAGTAGCAGGAATAGGGAGGCAGGCAGACTGGATCAGAGCACTGGCCCCTGTATTGTCTCTGCCAGTGGCAAATACCAGATGCTTATGAGAATACTGTGAAAAACCTGCCCATAGGGTGagtttcctcctctctgccatcTGGTACTGCTTGGCTTCTTCCCAGAAGCATTAAGGTTTACATcccttccaaaaatatttactatCCCATCTAACATGGGAAGGAGGCCAGAGATAGCTTGATACATCTTTGCCTTTTGTAAATACTCCTTTATAAACACAGGTGATCCAACAAATAGGTGGCAGAAATGGAAGGTAAGGTTTTACGTCCGTCTCGGCGTCACTAAACTGCAGCCCTCGGTCACCGTGACATCAGGGCACATCCTGGAGGCCAAATTCAGCCCCGAGGTACATGCAGAGCTCGCAGGAGGGGGCTCTGTGTATCTGAGGGCACAACTCGGTCCCGCAGCCTGGAGGTACTTGCAGGAGGTTGTTTTGCAAGACAAAGCCACCACTCCCAGGTTTCAGTTACATCACTCGTGGGTGCGCAGCACCCACCCTCTGCGCAAGGCCCAGGAAGCTCCTGGGATTTAGACCTGCATCATTTAAGCCACTGGTGATTTAAACACTGGCTTTGCCAGCAGTATATTCATATTACacgcattttttttctctcactgccTCTGTATTTTACGTACAACTCTAACCACCCATTGCAGATGCTTTGGGTGAGACAGAGTGTTGTTCCATGTGTGACAATGGATTTAGACCAGTTTCAGCTGAATGATCTTTGTCACCGttgatttaaaaacaggagaaaaactaACACCAGAATGGAAAAATATCAGCGGTGTTCCCAGGGAGTATTCAGTTTCATGGCGAGTGGTTGTAGCCGGATCAGCCTCCGAGCTTGGCAGGTTGTCCCCGAGCAGCCTGTGCCCTGGGGGATGCAGCAGCCCCGCGGGCTCTTCTGGGCTCCCCGGCCGCTGCTCTGCTCCACAGACATCCTCCTTTTCCCTGGCACGGCTCCGTGCTTGGGCCCGGCACTGAGCTTGGCACTGGTGGCTACGGAGCAGACACCTCGCTATTCAAGCAGATGAGGCCATTGGTATTAGCAGCATGAGGTCAATGAAACCTGAGTGGTTCTGCAACAGAGGAAACAGACGATGTTACACTATCCCCCATCTTCTTTACactcttatttctcatttccaaaTGTATAAATGACCTCTTGGTTGTACTGATGGACCAGGGACATACAAATACCCAGTTTTATAATATAAGCTAGGCCTGTTGGTACCCTTCAGTCAGTGGTAAAGTGTATTTTCTGCTTGCAAGACAACAACACTGCTGAGGACctaattttgccttttatagCTCACTGAAGCCACTGGGATTTTATAGCAGATGAGAAAGGAGAGTCATGCCCTAAAATGCTGACACCACTTCTATATATCATAGAGATATCTGAATAATTCAGAGTGTCAAGCAGCACAAGTTAAAGGAACAGTGGAGTAAGTGACAACATCCAGTTTTAGTACATCCTAcgcaaaaataaaaactccacaaatttctttcttaggCAAAAACCATCATCAGTCTTTCCAAGGAAGAACGACAATAGTGTTACAAGATGTGGGGTGATACACCAAACACGGGGATTTCCTTGCAGTCAGACACATTACCCTTTCCCTTTGCTCTGTGTGgtatttgaaacaaacaaaaattggaCCAGATTGGAAAAAGGGACAAAGCATCCTTCCCCAGCACTCCTTCTATGAGATGGCGTAGAAGACCCCAGGTTGCTGCCACAGGTCTTCAGGCTATGGCTCACTTTCTGTTCCTGGTAACAACTGCCTTTCAAAACAAGTCCAAAGCAAAGGCTGGAGATAAGCTGTTTACGGTGCTGGTGCATCAGAGATCCCTGAATTCTGAGGATGTTTTGGATCAAAGCCAGACTCACGTTTTTCCAAAGGGCCTCATTGTCACACCAAACTGAATGAGGGAGAGCCCTCTGGGAAATCACGCTTGCAATTCAGATAAAAATGTAGCACTTCCAGCTCGTCTCTTCTTGCACATGTGAAAATAAGTAATCCCCTGGAGTTTGCAGATTCGTTTTCTACTCAATGCTTCCCGCCCCTTAGTTTGGACCGGTGACCCTCACTGGGTCTGATATTTCGGGCTGGGTGCCGGGGAAGGGTCGCCTTGCGAACGCCGACACCTTGCCAGCTgcgtggctggggctggggaccgcATGATGTGCATCTGCAAACATGAACCGAGCAGGAAGGTGGTGTCATTTTAGACCTCCTAACCAGCACTCCTCTCAGTCAGTCACCCACTGGCTCGGCCGAAATTCCCTCCCTGGCCCGGGTGGCCGCAGCAGGCCCTGGCGGCAGGTGactctgctgcctctctgcattCTGCCCACGtccgccgccgctgccggaCTGGGACAGCGTTACCGACGGGACGCCATCTGAATACAAAGCGGAGGCAGGACGCCACGCTCTCCCCACCGGAGCCCAGGGGAAGCCCAGGTGGCAGTGGGGTAATCGGATTGCCATGGTGAGGCTGGGTGCCTGCCCCAGCATGGCGCTGCCTGTCATTAAATCCCCTGCGCCCCTGTCACCAGCGTGATGCCGCTTGGCGTtgccttcccccccacctcGGTGGGTCACAGCAGCGCTGGTCCCTCCAGCTAGCAGGTTGCCGTGCCTTTGTATTGGCCGCTCATTCTCCGCTGGGTGGTTGTTTTCCTCCGCTCTGAAGCCTCCCCTCTCGCCGACCCACATTATTGTCCGTGGCAATCCTCGTTGCCGCACAAGTAAAACCCTGAAAGTGAGGAATTAATTGCCTTAGGGCTCTGATCGTTCTTAACGGTGCGGAGATAATCTGTCAGACCCAGGAACCATTCTAGCGctgagcagccagagcagcaaagATCCCCATCTTTAGGATCTTATTTTtagtctcttcccttcctttgcaGAGCAAACTTGAGGATTCACATTTTGGGTACAACTCGAGTTTTGCTCTGCAGATACTACTTTAAACCATGATGTACGTTGATTTTGATAGCATGCAGGATGTACCAGGCTTAATTGAACAGTTCTGCTTGGACATTTGAGGTTATTTGCCATAGTCCCTGCTTTGCCTTCATTAGAAGTGAATGTAACGCTCAGGAAAGTTTCCAGAATTGACAACTCTGGAAACCGAAGTTCCAGCTGAACGGAGCGAATCAAAGCAAATTTATTATGCCCATGTGCTCCCTGCGGTTTAACCCCATGTCCTTTAGGTCAGCCTTATTGTTGGGATCACCAAACAGCATCGTCCCTGAGGACCAGCCCTATGGGTGAGGTTGCTCTGGTCTGGTCACCTGCCTGTTAAAATGTGCTTAAACAACCCTCTTGGTGCTTCCAGCTGGGCTCTGGGGacttctcctctctgctgacTGTTGTAACTGGTCTGCtactgggctgggctggcctTCAACCGGTGGCTCAAGAGTAGAAAATATGGCAGGGTGGTGGCAAATGGTGCCAGCAAGGGAGTAGCACACATTGCCACCAGCAAAAGATTGGATCCAGTCTGTCCATAAAGCTTCCAAAGCTTTATCTTAACAGTGCTTATTTTCACAAGTCTAGCTTTGGATATTTGATTACAGAAACAGTCCCAAGCAATGAATTCCTCTGTGTCAAGAAAAACAGTAGTTACTGCTGTATGTGgtacttctgttttgtttgcagttGAGGGACCTGCAGAGGACAGTGAAGGAGAGAGGCTGTGGGAAAGGGAGTTTTCATGCTACCTGAACTGGGAGGTACATTTCTGTGCAAACCCTGTGTAAGtaatgaaaagagagagagggatgaaaacaaaaagaggggGAAGTTCCCCCGACAGGCAGTTTAGGGCAGGGGTCTAGGTTAGGTCTAACTCCATCACAGGGAGCCAGGAAAATATCCCCCAGGACCCAGCCCAGtgcctggggagcagagagcagtgACCAGAGCCTTTCCTGATCCTCCTGCACATGGGACAGCCCCTTCAGCCATTTGGTGTTTGCTCATCCCCTCCAGCCTGTCTGCTGCTGGCCGCTCCCAGAACCACGTCTGTGCGATATCTGTGACAGCACAAGAGCTGCGCATCCCTCTCCTACCCCCTCGATCACAGAGCACATCGACGTCTTGCACAGTTTACTGTACAGAAGGATTGCTGTTGCTGCGCTTGTGCAGGTAATCAAGAGCAAATAGTTCCTAGATGCAAGTCTGGTGTCCTTGAGAGACTTGCTGATCAGGAGGGGAAGCCTTTCTGCAGTCACCTCTGTTACCCTGCGTGGGCTGGAGTCTGCAACTGGGGACCACAGAAGTGCCTGTCAGACGaattgcaataataataataataataataaaaataatgttaataataacgatgatgatgatgatgatgatgataataataataataataataataataataataataataataatgagaagCTTTCAGAGACCTGCCAACTCCTCTTCTCACTTACACCTCATCACCGACATCAGCAGCATTTCCTTAGCTTTAACCCCTGAGCAAAGTCTCTCCTTACTGCTGGGGGCCGGGGCAAAGGCAAGGTGGGCTGCGGGAGCCACAGGTCACTGCTGccaccccttccccttcccGCACACAGTTGTGCTTTTGTTCTTCGCTTCACTTACCTGACCTGACAGACTGGAAAAGCTGCCGTGGAGCCTGGGAGGGGACCCTGCCCGCCATCGAGCACCTGCCCCACTGGAAGCAGCATCCCTaccagggcaggagctggttGTTTCCATAGGCAGAGCTCAGCATCGCCAAGttgaaagctgggggaagggggagaggaagcTGCAAGGGCTATTTTTACATGTAGTTTCTTCAAGCAATGGTTTATTGCCATTTCTATCCCAGGAGCAGGCTGTTCTGGGGCTTGTAAACACAGCCTGGCTAGTGCTTGCTGCTGAACACTAGCTGGATCAGACTCCTGATAAATTGAAGCCAAAACCAAAGTGCGTTTGGCTGCTGATATTTTCATGTACCTTCTTCGAGGCAGATTATTTTGCAGTCCTTGTACTTATCAGATATGTATGTTAGATGGGTAAGCCTAGTCATTTTAGTTTCACTGGGTGAGCTGAATCCTCTCTTGGGATAAGTGGGAGCAGCTTGGCTAACTTGAATGGATTTTATACCT encodes:
- the CCDC85C gene encoding coiled-coil domain-containing protein 85C, with product MMAKNSLEGSKEDLSKISEEEMLRWSKEELVKRLRKVENEKMNLMVEHGNLMKDVNRRLQLHLHEIRGLKEVNQKLQDDNQELRELCCFLDDDRQKGKKLSREWQRFGRHTASVMWKEVGMYQQKLKDLEARQETLLRENVELKEMVLMLDEERSGAGSRSSIDSQASLTNLNGGSATRDVGDGSSTSSTGSAGSPDHHHHHLHHHKAGDSKAGAMRRSMDDLSAPLHHRSIPNGLNDSSSNYIRQLETKVKLLEDDNKLLSQQSSTGDLRTLRKGLSPYHSESQLSSLPQYQDALQNGPARMTSDLASSPAAGYVPVGQKPEAVVHAMKVLEVHENLDRQMQDNYEEDLSEKEKAIVREMCNVVWRKLGDAASSKPSIRQHLSGNQFKGPL